From a single candidate division KSB1 bacterium genomic region:
- a CDS encoding nucleotide excision repair endonuclease: protein MKQRAAQPPQDDRWVRRVRELLAEREEGLSSGELARALLAAESIPEALAHRIVRAALEGIEGIALCPDGRWRCVSSSPLALDRESFLCLVPHRTHDGKAIDLGWALVQNRKAVATGSRKLAPHSRPRHLKLPWPGGQCQNLVVFSPRVTGLAVAVRFVRGCGWGAEKIWSVRRLAKGLFPYLRLSRPEQVAEAVGERWLSEGDPRTEALSLANVWLRLLELAEEQGAETLLDLERLVQPARMDFTRFAFGPSRLRTLPRTPGVYVMVDRAGDVIYVGKAKNLAARLPSYFRAPDSLPERDRRIAQAVWDFEVFPLGSELEAILTEHRLIQQHRPALNQQVVVHSRSQWERVRNDWAVVLPSVHRGYAEVFLINRAGGLRQVRCAPEQGGEGPLREAIQRLFFEGGVSGGEEGELVFSWLATRQPWDRVLPASRWSCPEEGARQIAAMIQEVVAERETRWRGRSYPPPDGAGHV, encoded by the coding sequence ATGAAGCAGCGCGCGGCACAACCGCCTCAGGATGATCGCTGGGTGCGGAGAGTACGCGAGCTGCTGGCGGAGAGGGAAGAGGGGCTTTCCTCAGGCGAGCTCGCCCGCGCGCTCCTCGCGGCGGAGAGCATCCCCGAGGCCCTCGCCCACCGGATTGTACGCGCGGCGTTAGAGGGGATCGAGGGGATCGCCCTCTGTCCGGACGGGCGCTGGCGGTGTGTTTCCTCCTCGCCTCTGGCGCTGGACCGAGAAAGCTTCCTCTGCCTCGTTCCCCACCGTACGCACGACGGAAAAGCGATCGATCTGGGGTGGGCCCTCGTGCAGAACCGCAAGGCTGTGGCCACCGGCAGCCGGAAGCTGGCCCCGCATTCGAGGCCCAGGCACCTGAAGCTGCCTTGGCCCGGTGGCCAGTGCCAGAACCTTGTGGTATTTTCGCCGAGGGTGACGGGCTTAGCCGTGGCCGTTCGCTTTGTCCGGGGATGCGGGTGGGGCGCGGAGAAAATCTGGTCGGTGCGCCGGCTGGCAAAGGGCCTGTTCCCCTACCTACGCCTTTCCCGGCCGGAGCAGGTAGCGGAGGCCGTAGGCGAGCGATGGCTGTCCGAGGGCGATCCGCGCACCGAAGCCCTCTCGCTGGCCAACGTCTGGCTGCGTCTTCTCGAACTCGCCGAGGAACAGGGGGCGGAAACGCTTTTGGACCTTGAGAGGCTCGTCCAGCCAGCCCGGATGGACTTCACTCGCTTTGCCTTCGGCCCCAGTAGGCTCCGCACGCTGCCCAGGACGCCGGGCGTGTACGTGATGGTCGACCGTGCAGGAGACGTAATCTACGTCGGGAAGGCGAAGAATCTGGCCGCACGGCTGCCGAGCTACTTTCGGGCTCCGGATAGCCTTCCGGAGAGGGACCGCAGAATCGCGCAAGCCGTTTGGGACTTCGAAGTGTTTCCCCTTGGCTCGGAACTGGAGGCCATTTTGACGGAGCATCGCCTCATTCAACAGCACCGCCCGGCTCTGAACCAGCAGGTGGTGGTGCATTCGCGGAGCCAGTGGGAACGGGTACGGAACGACTGGGCGGTTGTACTTCCCTCCGTCCATCGGGGCTACGCGGAGGTATTTCTGATCAATCGTGCAGGTGGTCTGCGCCAGGTGCGCTGTGCTCCCGAGCAGGGGGGCGAGGGTCCATTGCGAGAGGCGATTCAGCGCCTTTTCTTCGAGGGTGGGGTCTCCGGCGGGGAGGAAGGTGAGCTTGTCTTCAGCTGGCTTGCCACGCGGCAGCCCTGGGACCGCGTGTTGCCTGCATCGCGGTGGTCATGTCCCGAAGAAGGAGCGCGCCAGATCGCCGCTATGATCCAGGAGGTCGTGGCCGAAAGAGAAACACGGTGGAGGGGGCGGTCGTACCCCCCGCCCGACGGTGCGGGTCACGTTTAG